In Platichthys flesus chromosome 21, fPlaFle2.1, whole genome shotgun sequence, the following are encoded in one genomic region:
- the cip2a gene encoding protein CIP2A isoform X1, with protein sequence MDLTTCLKSLLLAIQQYRGSRTTHNTAQLHKQVEEVSGLRCDQLLSSGQVLPSECVSGLVELVGNPNTNPSLTSSIISLLAQLACDDDSREMLHSSYNLTSTLASVIHCHSVTPAEPLVLQCLQVLQKLTYSTRTFQSTNYIHELIAFLMTNIQSHNDDIIMPCLGLMANLCRDNHSVQSHIKSLDNVKPFYRTLINFLAHNSLTVVVFTLSILSSLTLNEKVGEKFFDAKNIHQTFQLVFNIIVNGDGTLTRKYSVDLLVDLLKNSKIADFLTRYQHFSACLSQVLGLLQSKDPDSAAKVLELLLAMCSVSGLRSLLCDVVFKPAAAKLRAPSRRQGPGLDNGGRKEQSGLALVQWLSSPVEGAESCSLQALHLLHELLKESLGADTLPDRVVSFIEMLLPVLLGLLRGLDPAKGDAHLRKHCHRITHVNSLLLLLCTDESTRSIVSRQVSAQLCLSQAESLLSSCHGNNPLTCLPPGSDNDLSQVCAEALLKTLELMSKLRQQVKDMETSFYRMLQDQRIATPLSLALTSHHRQRVQTGLSLLFEATPLPDFPVLVLGESIAANNAYRPRDCELSVKRVAVQEVPPPRINTSVLDSSSGTSRGVHSLVEKMQNGLGVKTLQEPVKDSHVSEIIDVYAKKISAFASQESRLQDLLEAKALALSQADRLLSQFRFQRAQAEAEALKLGSLLKEAERRREDLQSELSNQVLEVKRSKADMEELLQHNARLQQDTEEHQGLKGGYNALLSRFTESERLLREQQVAHVALTKQSDALRKNHEALQLQHEKMASELEEREEEVRSLRSDLQQRNSDITGLRGELRAEEQKVKEKDQERRDLEETVDVLRKELNKTEQARKDASIKASSLELQKSQLETKLKQKEDELNKHSAMISMIHSLSSGKMKSDVNLSL encoded by the exons ATGGACCTGACGACGTGtttgaagtccctgctgctggCCATCCAGCAGTACAGAGGCAGCAGgacgacacacaacacagcgCAGCTACACAAACAAGTGGAG gaggtCTCAGGACTGAGATGTGACCAGCTGCTCTCCTCAGGCCAGGTTTTACCCAGTGAATGTGTCAGTGGACTGGTGGAGCTGGTTGGAAACCCAAACACCAACCCCTCCCTGACCAGCTCCATCATCTCTCTGCTGGCACAACTAG CCTGTGATGACGACAGTCGGGAGATGCTTCACAGCAGCTATAACCTCACCAGCACCTTAGCCTCGGTCATCCACTGCCACAGCGTCACACCAGCAGAGCCACTGGTCCTGCAG tgtcttCAGGTGCTGCAGAAACTGACGTACAGCACTCGCACCTTCCAGTCGACAAACTACATCCACGAGCTCATCGCCTTTCTCATGACCAACAT CCAGTCTCacaatgatgacatcatcatgccGTGCCTCGGCCTCATGGCCAACCTGTGTCGTGACAACCACTCGGTGCAGAGCCACATcaagtctctg GACAATGTGAAGCCGTTTTACCGCACACTGATCAACTTCCTGGCTCACAACAGCCTGACGGTGGTGGTCTTCACGTTGTCCATACTGTCCAGCCTCACCCTGAACGAGAAGGTTGGCGAGAAG TTCTTTGACGCAAAGAACATCCATCAGACCTTCCAGCTTGTGTTCAACATCATTGTGAATGGCGACGGAACTCTGACAAGAAAATACTCAGTGGATCTCTTGGTGGACTTGTTGAAAAACTCAAAAATAGCAGACTTCCTCACaag GTATCAGCACTTCTCAGCATGTTTGTCTCAGGTCTTAGGACTGCTGCAGTCCAAAGACCCAGATTCTGCAGCCAAG GTCTTGGAGCTGCTCCTGGCCATGTGCAGTGTCTCAGGTCTGCGCTCGCTCTTGTGTGACGTGGTTTTCAAACCGGCTGCAGCCAAACTCAGAGCCCCGAGCAGAAGGCAGGGGCCCGGTCTGGATAATGGGGGACGCAAGGAACAGTCTGGCCTCGCCCTGGTGCAGTGGCTGAGCTCGCCTGTAGAGGGCGCTGAATCCTGCTCTCTGCAGGCCCTGCACCTGCTGCATGAGCTACTGAAG gAGTCGTTGGGAGCAGATACTTTACCTGATCGTGTTGTGAGCTTCATAGAGATGCTGCTTCCAGTGCTGCTGGGGCTCCTGAGGGGTCTGGATCCTGCGAAGGGAGACGCtcacctgaggaaacactgccACCGCATCACACACGTCAACAGCTTGCTGCTG CTCCTGTGCACTGACGAGTCCACCCGGTCCATCGTGTCCCGTCAGGTGAGCGCTCAGCTCTGCCTCTCGCAGGCGGagtccctcctctcctcatgtCACGGCAACAACCCTCTTACCTGTCTCCCTCCCGGCTCTGACAATGATCTCAG TCAGGTGTGTGCAGAAGCTCTGCTGAAGACTCTGGAGTTGATGAGCAAACTGAGACAGCAGGTGAAAGACATGGAGACCAGCTTCTACAGGATGTTACAG GATCAGAGGATAGCCACTCCCCTCTCATTGGCTCTGACGTCCCACCACCGGCAGCGTGTGCAGACTGGACTCTCGCTGCTGTTTGAAGCCACGCCCCTCCCAGACTTCCCTGTGTTGGT TCTGGGAGAAAGCATCGCGGCCAACAACGCTTATCGCCCGAGGGATTGTGAGCTGTCCGTCAAACGTGTGGCTGTGCAGGAAGTCCCACCTCCCAGGATAAACACGAGTGTACTGGACTCTTCCAGTGGAACCAGCAGGGGCGTCCACAGTCTGGTGGAGAAGATGCAGAATGGCCTGGGGGTAAaaact CTGCAGGAGCCGGTTAAAGACTCTCATGTGTCTGAGATCATCGATGTGTATGCAAAGAAGATCTCAGCATTTGCG TCTCAGGAGAGTCGCCTGCAGGACCTGTTGGAGGCAAAGGCTCTCGCTCTGTCTCAGGCCGACCGTCTTCTCTCTCAGTTTCGCTTCCAACGAGCTCAAGCTGAGGCCGAG GCTCTTAAACTCGGCTCTTTGCTGAAGGAGGCCGAGCGGCGGCGCGAGGATCTGCAGAGCGAGCTCAGCAACCAGGTGCTGGAGGTGAAGCGCTCCAAGGCCgacatggaggagctgctgcagcacaacgCCAGACTGCAGCAGGACACTGAGGAGCACCAGGGTCTGAAAGGAGGATACAACGCCTTGCTCAGCAG GTTCACTGAGAGCGAGCGGCTGCTGAGGGAGCAGCAGGTCGCTCACGTCGCTCTCACCAAACAGAGCGACGCTCTGAGGAAGAACCACGAAGCTCTGCAGCTGCAACACGAAAA GATGGCGTCAGagttggaggagagagaggaggaggtcagatCTCTCCGTTCAGATCTACAGCAGAgaaacagtgacatcacag GTCTACGTGGTGAACTTCGGGCCGAGGAGCagaaggtgaaggagaaggaTCAGGAGAGGAGGGACCTGGAGGAGACCGTGGATGTTTTGAGGAAAGAACTGAACAAGACGGAGCAGGCGAGGAAGGACGCCAGCATCAAG GCGTcttctctggagctgcagaagaGCCAGCTGGAGACGAAGCTGAAGCAGAAGGAGGACGAGCTGAACAAACACTCGGCCATGATCTCCATGATCCACAGCCTGAGCAGCGGCAAGATGAAGAGCGACGTCAACCTGTCGCTCTGA
- the cip2a gene encoding protein CIP2A isoform X2: protein MDLTTCLKSLLLAIQQYRGSRTTHNTAQLHKQVEEVSGLRCDQLLSSGQVLPSECVSGLVELVGNPNTNPSLTSSIISLLAQLACDDDSREMLHSSYNLTSTLASVIHCHSVTPAEPLVLQCLQVLQKLTYSTRTFQSTNYIHELIAFLMTNIQSHNDDIIMPCLGLMANLCRDNHSVQSHIKSLDNVKPFYRTLINFLAHNSLTVVVFTLSILSSLTLNEKVGEKFFDAKNIHQTFQLVFNIIVNGDGTLTRKYSVDLLVDLLKNSKIADFLTRYQHFSACLSQVLGLLQSKDPDSAAKVLELLLAMCSVSGLRSLLCDVVFKPAAAKLRAPSRRQGPGLDNGGRKEQSGLALVQWLSSPVEGAESCSLQALHLLHELLKESLGADTLPDRVVSFIEMLLPVLLGLLRGLDPAKGDAHLRKHCHRITHVNSLLLLLCTDESTRSIVSRQVSAQLCLSQAESLLSSCHGNNPLTCLPPGSDNDLSQVCAEALLKTLELMSKLRQQVKDMETSFYRMLQDQRIATPLSLALTSHHRQRVQTGLSLLFEATPLPDFPVLVLGESIAANNAYRPRDCELSVKRVAVQEVPPPRINTSVLDSSSGTSRGVHSLVEKMQNGLGLQEPVKDSHVSEIIDVYAKKISAFASQESRLQDLLEAKALALSQADRLLSQFRFQRAQAEAEALKLGSLLKEAERRREDLQSELSNQVLEVKRSKADMEELLQHNARLQQDTEEHQGLKGGYNALLSRFTESERLLREQQVAHVALTKQSDALRKNHEALQLQHEKMASELEEREEEVRSLRSDLQQRNSDITGLRGELRAEEQKVKEKDQERRDLEETVDVLRKELNKTEQARKDASIKASSLELQKSQLETKLKQKEDELNKHSAMISMIHSLSSGKMKSDVNLSL from the exons ATGGACCTGACGACGTGtttgaagtccctgctgctggCCATCCAGCAGTACAGAGGCAGCAGgacgacacacaacacagcgCAGCTACACAAACAAGTGGAG gaggtCTCAGGACTGAGATGTGACCAGCTGCTCTCCTCAGGCCAGGTTTTACCCAGTGAATGTGTCAGTGGACTGGTGGAGCTGGTTGGAAACCCAAACACCAACCCCTCCCTGACCAGCTCCATCATCTCTCTGCTGGCACAACTAG CCTGTGATGACGACAGTCGGGAGATGCTTCACAGCAGCTATAACCTCACCAGCACCTTAGCCTCGGTCATCCACTGCCACAGCGTCACACCAGCAGAGCCACTGGTCCTGCAG tgtcttCAGGTGCTGCAGAAACTGACGTACAGCACTCGCACCTTCCAGTCGACAAACTACATCCACGAGCTCATCGCCTTTCTCATGACCAACAT CCAGTCTCacaatgatgacatcatcatgccGTGCCTCGGCCTCATGGCCAACCTGTGTCGTGACAACCACTCGGTGCAGAGCCACATcaagtctctg GACAATGTGAAGCCGTTTTACCGCACACTGATCAACTTCCTGGCTCACAACAGCCTGACGGTGGTGGTCTTCACGTTGTCCATACTGTCCAGCCTCACCCTGAACGAGAAGGTTGGCGAGAAG TTCTTTGACGCAAAGAACATCCATCAGACCTTCCAGCTTGTGTTCAACATCATTGTGAATGGCGACGGAACTCTGACAAGAAAATACTCAGTGGATCTCTTGGTGGACTTGTTGAAAAACTCAAAAATAGCAGACTTCCTCACaag GTATCAGCACTTCTCAGCATGTTTGTCTCAGGTCTTAGGACTGCTGCAGTCCAAAGACCCAGATTCTGCAGCCAAG GTCTTGGAGCTGCTCCTGGCCATGTGCAGTGTCTCAGGTCTGCGCTCGCTCTTGTGTGACGTGGTTTTCAAACCGGCTGCAGCCAAACTCAGAGCCCCGAGCAGAAGGCAGGGGCCCGGTCTGGATAATGGGGGACGCAAGGAACAGTCTGGCCTCGCCCTGGTGCAGTGGCTGAGCTCGCCTGTAGAGGGCGCTGAATCCTGCTCTCTGCAGGCCCTGCACCTGCTGCATGAGCTACTGAAG gAGTCGTTGGGAGCAGATACTTTACCTGATCGTGTTGTGAGCTTCATAGAGATGCTGCTTCCAGTGCTGCTGGGGCTCCTGAGGGGTCTGGATCCTGCGAAGGGAGACGCtcacctgaggaaacactgccACCGCATCACACACGTCAACAGCTTGCTGCTG CTCCTGTGCACTGACGAGTCCACCCGGTCCATCGTGTCCCGTCAGGTGAGCGCTCAGCTCTGCCTCTCGCAGGCGGagtccctcctctcctcatgtCACGGCAACAACCCTCTTACCTGTCTCCCTCCCGGCTCTGACAATGATCTCAG TCAGGTGTGTGCAGAAGCTCTGCTGAAGACTCTGGAGTTGATGAGCAAACTGAGACAGCAGGTGAAAGACATGGAGACCAGCTTCTACAGGATGTTACAG GATCAGAGGATAGCCACTCCCCTCTCATTGGCTCTGACGTCCCACCACCGGCAGCGTGTGCAGACTGGACTCTCGCTGCTGTTTGAAGCCACGCCCCTCCCAGACTTCCCTGTGTTGGT TCTGGGAGAAAGCATCGCGGCCAACAACGCTTATCGCCCGAGGGATTGTGAGCTGTCCGTCAAACGTGTGGCTGTGCAGGAAGTCCCACCTCCCAGGATAAACACGAGTGTACTGGACTCTTCCAGTGGAACCAGCAGGGGCGTCCACAGTCTGGTGGAGAAGATGCAGAATGGCCTGGGG CTGCAGGAGCCGGTTAAAGACTCTCATGTGTCTGAGATCATCGATGTGTATGCAAAGAAGATCTCAGCATTTGCG TCTCAGGAGAGTCGCCTGCAGGACCTGTTGGAGGCAAAGGCTCTCGCTCTGTCTCAGGCCGACCGTCTTCTCTCTCAGTTTCGCTTCCAACGAGCTCAAGCTGAGGCCGAG GCTCTTAAACTCGGCTCTTTGCTGAAGGAGGCCGAGCGGCGGCGCGAGGATCTGCAGAGCGAGCTCAGCAACCAGGTGCTGGAGGTGAAGCGCTCCAAGGCCgacatggaggagctgctgcagcacaacgCCAGACTGCAGCAGGACACTGAGGAGCACCAGGGTCTGAAAGGAGGATACAACGCCTTGCTCAGCAG GTTCACTGAGAGCGAGCGGCTGCTGAGGGAGCAGCAGGTCGCTCACGTCGCTCTCACCAAACAGAGCGACGCTCTGAGGAAGAACCACGAAGCTCTGCAGCTGCAACACGAAAA GATGGCGTCAGagttggaggagagagaggaggaggtcagatCTCTCCGTTCAGATCTACAGCAGAgaaacagtgacatcacag GTCTACGTGGTGAACTTCGGGCCGAGGAGCagaaggtgaaggagaaggaTCAGGAGAGGAGGGACCTGGAGGAGACCGTGGATGTTTTGAGGAAAGAACTGAACAAGACGGAGCAGGCGAGGAAGGACGCCAGCATCAAG GCGTcttctctggagctgcagaagaGCCAGCTGGAGACGAAGCTGAAGCAGAAGGAGGACGAGCTGAACAAACACTCGGCCATGATCTCCATGATCCACAGCCTGAGCAGCGGCAAGATGAAGAGCGACGTCAACCTGTCGCTCTGA
- the chrnd gene encoding acetylcholine receptor subunit delta isoform X1: MKLQAAALGSVFLLTLLSSECWCRNEEERLIHYLFQERGYNKELRPTERQQDAVDVYLALTLSNLISLKEVDETLLTNVWIDHTWTDYRLSWNSTEFDGIEMLRLPPSMLWLPEIVLENNNDAQFQVAYYSNVLVDPTGSCIWLPPAIFRSSCSINVNYFPFDWQNCTLKFTSLTYNAKEIRMLLKEESNETSKWTVEWIVIDPASFTENGEWEINHRPAKRNTYKHIPMESNKHQDITFYLVIKRKPLFYIVNIIIPCVLISFLASLVYYLPADSGEKMTLSISVLLAQSVFLLLISQRLPETSMSVPLIVKYLMFIMVLVTIVVLNCVVVLNLHFRTPSTHVMSDWTKKFFLERLPRILRMSHPSDEEPHWDRALPRRSSSVGYIAAAEEYYSFKSRSELMFEKQSVRHGLTTRTTHAAVVSPQDDGGMTEQLYAEIKPAVDGANYIIKHMRNKNDYNEEKDNWSGIARTVDRLCLFLVTPVMTIGTIIIFLMGICNHPPHLPFKGDTHDYREENPRLL, from the exons ATGAAGCTCCAGGCTGCAGCACTCGGCTCCGTGTTCCTCCTCACTCTGCTCTCATCTG agtgctGGTGCAGGAACGAGGAGGAGCGTCTGATTCACTACCTGTTTCAGGAGCGAGGATACAACAAAGAGCTGCGTCCCACAGAGAGGCAGCAGGACGCCGTGGACGTGTACCTCGCCCTCACTCTGTCCAACCTCATCTCTCTG AAAGAAGTTGACGAGACCCTGCTGACCAACGTATGGATCGATCAT ACGTGGACCGACTACCGGCTGTCGTGGAACTCCACAGAGTTCGATGGTATTGAGATGCTTCGCCTGCCGCCCAGCATGTTGTGGCTGCCGGAGATTGTGCTGGAGAACAA TAACGATGCCCAGTTCCAGGTGGCCTACTACAGCAACGTGCTGGTGGATCCCACTGGGAGCTGCATCTGGCTGCCTCCCGCCATCTTccgctcctcctgctccatcaacGTCAACTACTTCCCCTTCGATTGGCAGAACTGCACGCTCAAATTCAC TTCTCTGACCTACAATGCCAAAGAGATCCGGATGCTGCTGAAGGAGGAGTCGAACGAAACCAGCAAGTGGACGGTGGAGTGGATCGTCATCGACCCGGCCAGCTTCACAG AGAACGGCGAGTGGGAGATCAACCACCGGCCGGCCAAGAGGAACACGTACAAACACATTCCCATGGAGAGCAACAAGCACCAGGACATCACCTTCTACCTGGTCATCAAACGCAAACCTCTCTTCTACATCGTCAACATCATCATCCCCTGTGTGCTCATCTCCTTCCTGGCCTCGCTGGTCTACTACCTGCCGGCTGACA gtggtgaGAAGATGACCTTGTCCATCTCTGTGCTCTTGGCTCagtctgtgtttctgctgctgattTCTCAAAGACTCCCAGAGACTTCCATGTCTGTACCACTTATTGTCAA gtatTTGATGTTCATCATGGTGCTGGTTACAATTGTGGTGCTGAACTGTGTGGTCGTCCTCAACCTGCACTTCAGGACCCCGAGCACACACGTCATGTCTGACTGGACCAaaaag TTCTTCCTGGAGCGCCTGCCCCGGATCCTGCGCATGTCCCACCCCTCGGACGAGGAGCCCCACTGGGATCGAGCGCTGCCCCGGCGGTCCAGCTCGGTGGGGTACATCGCCGCGGCGGAGGAGTACTACAGCTTCAAGTCCCGCAGCGAGCTGATGTTCGAGAAGCAGTCAGTGAGACACGGGCTGACCACACGGACCACACACGCTGCAG TGGTGAGTCCACAGGACGACGGAGGGATGACAGAGCAGCTGTACGCAGAGATCAAGCCGGCCGTGGACGGAGCCAACTACATCATCAAACACATGCGCAACAAGAACGACTACAAcgag GAGAAAGACAACTGGAGCGGCATCGCTCGCACGGTGGATcgtctctgcctcttcctcgtCACTCCGGTGATGACGATCGgcaccatcatcatcttcctcatggGGATCTGcaaccaccccccccacctgccCTTTAAGGGAGACACACACGACTACAGAGAGGAAAACCCACGGCTGCtgtaa
- the chrnd gene encoding acetylcholine receptor subunit delta isoform X2, translated as MDRSYVDRLPAVVELHRVRCNDAQFQVAYYSNVLVDPTGSCIWLPPAIFRSSCSINVNYFPFDWQNCTLKFTSLTYNAKEIRMLLKEESNETSKWTVEWIVIDPASFTENGEWEINHRPAKRNTYKHIPMESNKHQDITFYLVIKRKPLFYIVNIIIPCVLISFLASLVYYLPADSGEKMTLSISVLLAQSVFLLLISQRLPETSMSVPLIVKYLMFIMVLVTIVVLNCVVVLNLHFRTPSTHVMSDWTKKFFLERLPRILRMSHPSDEEPHWDRALPRRSSSVGYIAAAEEYYSFKSRSELMFEKQSVRHGLTTRTTHAAVVSPQDDGGMTEQLYAEIKPAVDGANYIIKHMRNKNDYNEEKDNWSGIARTVDRLCLFLVTPVMTIGTIIIFLMGICNHPPHLPFKGDTHDYREENPRLL; from the exons ATGGATCGATCAT ACGTGGACCGACTACCGGCTGTCGTGGAACTCCACAGAGTTCGATG TAACGATGCCCAGTTCCAGGTGGCCTACTACAGCAACGTGCTGGTGGATCCCACTGGGAGCTGCATCTGGCTGCCTCCCGCCATCTTccgctcctcctgctccatcaacGTCAACTACTTCCCCTTCGATTGGCAGAACTGCACGCTCAAATTCAC TTCTCTGACCTACAATGCCAAAGAGATCCGGATGCTGCTGAAGGAGGAGTCGAACGAAACCAGCAAGTGGACGGTGGAGTGGATCGTCATCGACCCGGCCAGCTTCACAG AGAACGGCGAGTGGGAGATCAACCACCGGCCGGCCAAGAGGAACACGTACAAACACATTCCCATGGAGAGCAACAAGCACCAGGACATCACCTTCTACCTGGTCATCAAACGCAAACCTCTCTTCTACATCGTCAACATCATCATCCCCTGTGTGCTCATCTCCTTCCTGGCCTCGCTGGTCTACTACCTGCCGGCTGACA gtggtgaGAAGATGACCTTGTCCATCTCTGTGCTCTTGGCTCagtctgtgtttctgctgctgattTCTCAAAGACTCCCAGAGACTTCCATGTCTGTACCACTTATTGTCAA gtatTTGATGTTCATCATGGTGCTGGTTACAATTGTGGTGCTGAACTGTGTGGTCGTCCTCAACCTGCACTTCAGGACCCCGAGCACACACGTCATGTCTGACTGGACCAaaaag TTCTTCCTGGAGCGCCTGCCCCGGATCCTGCGCATGTCCCACCCCTCGGACGAGGAGCCCCACTGGGATCGAGCGCTGCCCCGGCGGTCCAGCTCGGTGGGGTACATCGCCGCGGCGGAGGAGTACTACAGCTTCAAGTCCCGCAGCGAGCTGATGTTCGAGAAGCAGTCAGTGAGACACGGGCTGACCACACGGACCACACACGCTGCAG TGGTGAGTCCACAGGACGACGGAGGGATGACAGAGCAGCTGTACGCAGAGATCAAGCCGGCCGTGGACGGAGCCAACTACATCATCAAACACATGCGCAACAAGAACGACTACAAcgag GAGAAAGACAACTGGAGCGGCATCGCTCGCACGGTGGATcgtctctgcctcttcctcgtCACTCCGGTGATGACGATCGgcaccatcatcatcttcctcatggGGATCTGcaaccaccccccccacctgccCTTTAAGGGAGACACACACGACTACAGAGAGGAAAACCCACGGCTGCtgtaa